Proteins co-encoded in one Quercus robur chromosome 8, dhQueRobu3.1, whole genome shotgun sequence genomic window:
- the LOC126697199 gene encoding uncharacterized protein LOC126697199 has protein sequence MASMLGFLPNHSLYSRTLWAPSVSINHFVASPSHTSTVSYLSPNNTHQLKLKHFPQPQASSSEGIPGDLIEDSKFVPLNAEDPRYGPPALLLLGFEVEEAMKIQQLLKELDGEFLEIIFCTEDMITRPLWEAMNTRQPHLEAVKVAKSLPRICFLSGLSGEEMMVLIDAFPETGLEPAVFAALVPNSADKPLQELIEEIMGDHEMLTAKQPSST, from the exons ATGGCGTCCATGCTTGGGTTTTTACCAAACCATTCTCTGTACTCTCGAACGCTATGGGCCCCTTCGGTCTCCATAAACCATTTTGTAGCTTCACCTTCACATACTTCAACTGTTTCATATTTATCCCCAAACAACACCCATCAGCTGAAGCTCAAGCATTTCCCACAACCGCAAGCATCTTCTTCTGAAG GAATTCCTGGTGATTTAATTGAAGACTCAAAGTTTGTACCTTTGAATGCTGAGGATCCCAGATATGGTCCACCT GCTTTATTGTTATTGGGCTTTGAAGTGGAAGAGGCCATGAAG ATACAACAGCTTTTGAAAGAGTTGGATGGTGAATTCCTTGAG ATTATTTTTTGTACTGAAGACATGATTACTCGTCCCCTTTGGGAAGCAATGAATACAAGGCAGCCCCATTTGGAAGCAGTAAAG GTAGCCAAGTCACTGCCACGGATCTGCTTCTTATCTGGTCTAAGTGGAGAGGAGATGATGGTGTTGATTGATGCCTTTCCAGAAACTG GACTAGAACCAGCCGTATTTGCGGCACTTGTTCCCAATAGTGCTGATAAGCCGCTCCAGGAGTTGATAGAAGAGATTATGGGGGACCATGAAATGCTG ACTGCAAAGCAACCCAGTTCGACATAG
- the LOC126697198 gene encoding U11/U12 small nuclear ribonucleoprotein 31 kDa protein: MVRKKQTDSSDDEDDTFYYRYPSSSSSNPASTTTSKPQQNPNANDNRAAKTKGGSKGLAPSKSTLYVSNLDYTLTNSDLHTFFSTFGKIARVTVLKDRVTRQSRGVAFVQFVSQDHALSAARQMHGKILNGRTISASIAADNGRAPEFIRKRVYKDKSRCYECGDDGHLSYECPKNQLGPRERPVPKKPRGGGGGGGGGGFRIGDRGYDDDEEEEEEEEVVGLEDDNWASVVDGGANQRLLTDGVVEVEEKKRKKVKKASYFSDESEEDE, encoded by the coding sequence ATGGTGCGGAAGAAGCAAACCGATAGCAGCGACGATGAAGACGACACCTTCTATTACCGCTacccttcttcctcttcttcaaacCCAGCATCTACCACAACCTCAAAACCCCAACAAAACCCCAACGCCAACGATAACAGAGCCGCCAAAACCAAAGGTGGGTCTAAAGGGCTAGCCCCATCAAAATCAACGCTCTACGTATCAAACCTAGACTACACCCTCACCAACTCCGACCTCCACACTTTCTTCTCCACCTTCGGCAAAATCGCCCGCGTCACCGTCCTCAAAGACCGCGTCACCCGCCAAAGCCGCGGCGTCGCTTTCGTCCAGTTCGTCTCCCAGGACCACGCTCTCTCCGCCGCGCGTCAAATGCACGGGAAGATCCTCAATGGACGAACCATCTCGGCTTCCATTGCCGCCGACAATGGGCGAGCTCCTGAGTTTATTCGGAAGCGCGTGTACAAGGATAAGTCTCGGTGTTATGAGTGTGGGGACGATGGGCACCTTTCCTATGAGTGTCCTAAGAATCAGCTGGGTCCTAGGGAGCGACCTGTTCCCAAAAAGCCacgtggcggtggcggtggcggtggcggtggtggGTTTCGGATTGGAGATCGTggttatgatgatgatgaggaggaggaggaggaggaagaggtgGTGGGATTGGAGGATGATAATTGGGCGTCGGTGGTGGACGGTGGGGCTAACCAGCGGTTGTTGACTGATGGGGTTGTTGAGgttgaggagaagaagaggaagaaagttAAGAAAGCTAGCTACTTCAGCGATGAGAGTGAAGAGGATGAGtga